The DNA segment TATTTAGCACCTGCTTTTTTATATCTTTGCAGATTCTTTGTTTTATCTCTTAGAAATAATATGCTGCAGAAATCTGCCATGCGTTAGAACGGTTCTTACTGGTACTGGTAACACTATCTGTTGCTTTTTTAACAGTAACATCACCTGTCTTTCCACATACAATATTATAATTAGCTCCAATTTCAAGATGTTTTAGTAACATTACACCGGTACCAAGATTAATACTGAAATTAGAATCTTTAAAATTCCATGTTGTTTTTGTGGCATTTAAATCATTTTCAGTGTATATATTTTTATTTCCAACATTAAATCCAAACTGAGGACCTGCTGCAAAATAAATACCGGCGATGTTACCCAATCCTATAATATAACGTAGATTGATAGGAATATTTAAACTTTGCGATTTTATTGTTTTGTCATCTGATTTAGCTTCGCGCTGATCATAAAGGGCAGCTGCATCTATTCCTAATCCTACAACCGGAAGAGTAAACTTAAGAGTCGGTCCTATAAAGAATCCCGTTCTGTTTGAAGAACTGACAAGGTCTGAGTTTAATGACATATTATTAATATTCAGTCCACCTTTTACGCCAAGTTTTACTTGAGCTTGTACAGGTGCTACAGCCATTAAAACAATGGCAAAAAGTAAAAGAGTAATTTTTTTATTCATATCGATTTTATTTATTTGTTATTTAATGTCTCTGACGACGAACAGTTACTCGTGCAGGAGATGAAGAGGATGAACTTGAAGACGAAGGAGCCTTTGTTTTTAATACACTTGATGAACGACGATTCTTATTTATGATTTTTGCTTTAGAACCTGTTTTATCAAGTTTTGCTATGCTATCTATTGAGTCTTTTCTTGCCTGATTCCCCCAAATATTCTTTTCAAAAGATTCAATTTCCCCTTCAATCCGTTTCTGTTCTTTAGCCATAGTGGTATCTGAAGAACAGTATT comes from the Xylanibacter oryzae DSM 17970 genome and includes:
- a CDS encoding porin family protein, with amino-acid sequence MNKKITLLLFAIVLMAVAPVQAQVKLGVKGGLNINNMSLNSDLVSSSNRTGFFIGPTLKFTLPVVGLGIDAAALYDQREAKSDDKTIKSQSLNIPINLRYIIGLGNIAGIYFAAGPQFGFNVGNKNIYTENDLNATKTTWNFKDSNFSINLGTGVMLLKHLEIGANYNIVCGKTGDVTVKKATDSVTSTSKNRSNAWQISAAYYF